A section of the Neorhizobium galegae bv. orientalis str. HAMBI 540 genome encodes:
- a CDS encoding ABC transporter substrate-binding protein, whose amino-acid sequence MKNALKAATVVAAIATAMPIASGTANALESVKIIHGNPVMITAVFELYVPLALGWWKDDGYDVQVVYSQGSAAAVQSIIGGSGTIGMMNTTPWLAADAKGLTDIRMLATMRNTSWRILTMADKGITKAADLRGKTVGLAVAGSGGAMYLNSMLASHDINPQREVRQAVIGLGAQSYEALKSGAVDASLTFMSEIANFKALGNNASYFYDDQWMQFPDYGLVATNDTLKAKPELVEALARGIAKAQVFAEANPECVAKIYRKNYGANRTTTLEQDTEIEKSNVEEANLAFDRAGGELRAKVSVEGLDKLQAFLLENKLIPQTIDPKKLVPDDQAFFRRINNFDHAAVIAQAKACSGF is encoded by the coding sequence ATGAAGAATGCCTTGAAAGCGGCAACAGTCGTTGCCGCGATCGCTACAGCCATGCCCATCGCGTCCGGCACAGCAAACGCTCTGGAGTCCGTGAAGATCATCCACGGCAACCCGGTCATGATCACCGCCGTCTTCGAACTCTATGTGCCCCTGGCGCTCGGCTGGTGGAAGGACGATGGCTATGACGTGCAGGTCGTCTATTCCCAAGGCTCGGCCGCAGCGGTCCAGAGCATCATCGGCGGCAGCGGCACGATCGGGATGATGAACACGACCCCGTGGCTTGCCGCCGACGCCAAGGGTCTGACAGACATCCGGATGCTGGCGACGATGCGCAACACGTCCTGGCGCATTCTGACGATGGCCGACAAGGGCATCACGAAGGCCGCAGATCTCAGGGGCAAGACTGTCGGCCTTGCGGTCGCCGGCTCCGGCGGAGCGATGTATCTCAACAGCATGCTGGCCTCGCACGACATCAACCCGCAGCGTGAGGTCCGCCAGGCCGTGATCGGTCTCGGGGCGCAGTCATACGAAGCACTGAAGTCGGGTGCGGTTGACGCCAGCCTGACATTCATGTCCGAGATCGCCAATTTCAAGGCTCTCGGGAACAACGCATCATACTTCTACGACGACCAGTGGATGCAGTTCCCCGACTACGGTCTCGTCGCAACTAACGACACCCTCAAGGCGAAGCCTGAACTGGTCGAGGCTCTGGCGAGAGGGATCGCCAAGGCCCAGGTCTTCGCGGAGGCAAATCCCGAATGCGTTGCGAAGATCTATCGCAAGAACTACGGAGCCAACCGCACGACGACGCTCGAGCAGGATACCGAAATCGAAAAGTCGAACGTCGAGGAGGCGAACCTGGCGTTTGACAGGGCCGGCGGTGAGCTGCGCGCCAAGGTCTCGGTCGAGGGCCTCGACAAGCTTCAGGCGTTCCTGCTCGAGAACAAGCTCATTCCCCAGACGATCGACCCCAAGAAGCTCGTGCCGGATGACCAAGCCTTCTTCCGGAGGATCAACAACTTCGACCATGCTGCCGTCATCGCGCAGGCCAAGGCATGCTCGGGCTTCTGA
- a CDS encoding ABC transporter permease — MAFLSAWEWVLIPLLNISPALLPKPSAIAIALWSGLFVGDLGADILITLQEVFLGYVLGSAIGFALAIPVAGSRVAERILYPYIVALQAIPKVAIAPLFVIWFGFGMTSKVVIVALITFFPVFVNAVIGLRATPAEQDELFDVYNASAWRRFRYLRLPNSAPYIFGGLNVGVTLSVIGAIVAEFVGAQEGIGSAIIRAGFALDTAGVFAAIAVLTFIAATASAAIQAIGRKLVFWMENPKG, encoded by the coding sequence GTGGCGTTCCTGTCCGCGTGGGAGTGGGTGTTGATACCTCTTCTCAACATAAGTCCGGCGCTCCTGCCGAAGCCTAGCGCCATCGCCATCGCACTTTGGTCCGGGTTGTTTGTCGGAGACCTTGGAGCCGACATACTAATCACGCTGCAAGAGGTCTTCCTCGGATACGTACTGGGATCGGCCATCGGATTCGCCTTGGCTATCCCGGTCGCCGGGTCCCGAGTCGCCGAACGAATCCTCTATCCCTATATCGTCGCCCTTCAAGCCATTCCCAAGGTGGCGATCGCTCCGCTCTTTGTCATCTGGTTTGGCTTCGGCATGACTTCAAAGGTGGTGATCGTAGCCTTGATCACCTTCTTCCCGGTCTTCGTGAACGCGGTCATCGGGCTACGAGCGACGCCCGCCGAGCAGGATGAGCTGTTCGACGTCTACAACGCGTCCGCATGGCGTCGCTTCCGTTATCTCAGGCTTCCCAATTCGGCGCCCTACATTTTCGGCGGCCTCAATGTCGGTGTGACGCTGAGCGTGATCGGGGCGATCGTCGCCGAATTCGTCGGCGCGCAGGAAGGTATCGGTTCGGCGATCATCCGCGCTGGCTTCGCGCTGGACACCGCAGGGGTCTTCGCGGCCATCGCGGTCTTGACGTTCATCGCCGCGACCGCCAGCGCTGCGATCCAGGCCATTGGCCGCAAACTCGTCTTCTGGATGGAAAATCCGAAGGGCTAA
- a CDS encoding cupin domain-containing protein produces the protein MGIHVIDTWPKAPEGLSEELAEEFARNAGNGRVGSALVSETDRVRVWSLTLKPSERIGFHTHVLDYFWTAVTGGRARSNYGDGRVAEVSYKPGDTQHHHYGLGEFMTHDLENIGDTDLTFTTVEFKDSANAPLVI, from the coding sequence ATGGGAATCCACGTAATCGACACCTGGCCGAAGGCCCCGGAAGGATTGAGCGAGGAACTGGCCGAGGAGTTTGCCCGCAACGCCGGGAACGGCAGGGTAGGGAGTGCGCTCGTCTCGGAGACTGACAGGGTTCGCGTCTGGTCACTGACCTTGAAGCCATCGGAGCGCATCGGCTTTCACACCCACGTGCTCGACTATTTCTGGACCGCTGTCACCGGGGGAAGGGCACGTTCGAATTACGGCGACGGCCGCGTCGCGGAAGTCTCGTACAAGCCCGGTGACACGCAGCATCATCACTATGGACTTGGAGAGTTCATGACGCATGATCTCGAGAATATTGGTGACACGGATCTGACGTTCACTACCGTGGAATTTAAGGACAGCGCGAACGCGCCATTGGTTATTTAA
- a CDS encoding ABC transporter ATP-binding protein produces the protein MEQLESFIEIKKASKKFVTRSGDHVTALTDVNLSIDKGKFITLVGPSGCGKSTLLRMVGGLIRRSSGSVSIGGAEIEAPTAGIGMVFQSPVLLPWRTVRQNVTVAADIGGANRREVDERATKFLDMVGLNGFEDKYPSELSGGMQQRVGITRALVHDPEVLLMDEPFAALDAMTKDKLQVELQSLWMTSRKTVIFVTHSIQEAVFLADRVIVLAPRPGRVVDDITIELPRPRTLEMINSREFGDYTSAVRKHFEAEGLVQ, from the coding sequence GTGGAACAACTAGAGTCATTCATCGAAATCAAGAAGGCGTCGAAGAAATTCGTGACGAGGTCAGGAGATCACGTCACCGCGCTAACCGACGTTAATTTATCAATAGATAAGGGAAAGTTCATTACTCTTGTCGGGCCCAGCGGTTGCGGAAAGAGCACTCTTCTGAGGATGGTCGGGGGGCTGATCCGACGGTCCAGTGGAAGCGTCTCGATCGGTGGCGCGGAGATCGAAGCTCCGACCGCGGGGATCGGTATGGTGTTCCAGTCGCCAGTTCTACTGCCCTGGCGAACAGTGCGCCAGAACGTAACGGTGGCAGCGGACATCGGTGGGGCGAACCGCAGGGAAGTCGACGAGCGGGCGACGAAGTTTCTCGACATGGTTGGCCTGAACGGTTTCGAGGACAAGTATCCGAGCGAACTTTCCGGTGGCATGCAGCAGCGGGTCGGCATCACCCGTGCACTGGTTCACGATCCTGAAGTGCTGCTGATGGATGAGCCCTTCGCCGCACTCGACGCGATGACGAAGGACAAGCTCCAGGTCGAACTGCAGTCACTCTGGATGACAAGCCGGAAGACGGTGATCTTCGTCACGCACAGCATCCAGGAAGCGGTCTTCCTTGCCGACCGAGTCATTGTCCTCGCGCCGAGACCCGGTCGCGTGGTGGATGACATCACGATCGAACTCCCTCGGCCCCGGACGCTCGAGATGATCAATTCCAGGGAATTCGGTGACTATACCAGCGCCGTGCGAAAGCATTTCGAAGCAGAGGGGCTTGTCCAATGA
- a CDS encoding VOC family protein, producing the protein MIHIDHVCLGVRNFFDGAQRLREETGLGCYEGGWFPKLGLANKIFPTGNDTYIEVESVVDVFEYEKGNASARFFKEKCEDGDVFIGWCARVDSRDELEQLAKRLGTDVIESTLRTRPDGMMGVAIRAPETIPSWRAGLPNFFLVSDITKHPSRVTPQFGTRTATGISWLELGGSEEEMSDYLGIPANSLGLRFNGGAHGLHAMGVSTSDGEIVIRRNVISGTTGKQAA; encoded by the coding sequence ATGATTCACATCGATCACGTCTGCCTCGGCGTCCGCAATTTCTTCGATGGCGCACAGCGCCTGCGGGAAGAGACAGGCCTTGGCTGCTACGAGGGAGGCTGGTTTCCCAAGCTCGGCCTCGCCAACAAGATCTTCCCGACAGGGAACGACACCTACATCGAGGTCGAAAGTGTCGTCGACGTCTTCGAATACGAGAAGGGCAATGCCTCTGCCCGCTTCTTCAAGGAGAAATGCGAGGACGGCGACGTGTTCATCGGCTGGTGTGCCCGGGTCGACAGCCGGGATGAACTGGAGCAGCTTGCCAAGCGTCTCGGCACCGATGTGATCGAAAGCACGCTGCGTACCCGTCCCGACGGGATGATGGGCGTCGCGATCCGCGCTCCCGAGACTATCCCAAGCTGGCGTGCGGGCCTCCCGAACTTCTTCCTCGTCAGCGACATCACCAAGCATCCGTCGCGCGTCACTCCGCAGTTCGGCACTCGGACTGCCACGGGAATCAGTTGGCTGGAACTCGGCGGCTCCGAAGAGGAGATGAGCGATTACCTCGGCATCCCGGCGAATTCCCTGGGCCTGCGGTTCAATGGCGGCGCGCATGGGCTGCATGCGATGGGAGTGTCGACCAGTGACGGCGAGATCGTAATACGGCGCAATGTGATCAGCGGCACGACAGGCAAGCAGGCGGCTTAG
- the actP gene encoding cation/acetate symporter ActP: MNRKTAVSSGLALTIFASGARADALTGEVARQALNPLAIAMFLVFVIASLGVTVWAARRGTRTASDYYAAGGGLSGVQNGLAIAGDYTSAATFLGVTALVYGSGYDGMIYAIGFLVGFPMILFLIAEPLRNLGRYTFADLAAYRLSERPIRTVAGVNTLVIVLFYLIAQMVGAGKLIELLFGLPYWIAVVLVGVLMMLYVTFGGMLATTWVQITKAVLLLFGTVLMSTLILAHFGFSLNGLFASAVAIHPKGIAIMAPGGLVKDPISALSLGVALIFGTAGLPHILMRFFTVSDAVQARVSVLVATCFITVFYSLLFVLGFGAIALVSGDGNYLDAAGKIIGGTNMVAIHLADKLGGSVLMGFISAVAFATILAVVSGLTMAGASAAGHDLYARAFRKGSATEAEEIRMSKLSAVLISGFAIVLGILFENQNIAFMVGLVFAIAASANFPVIFLSVTWRGLTTRGAVLGSAAGLLSALFLVLLSPAVWSGTLGFGAAIFPYDNPALFSVPLAFVVTFLASVSDRSRSGAAAREGFDAQYVTAHTGIRS, encoded by the coding sequence ATGAACCGGAAAACAGCAGTATCAAGTGGACTCGCGCTCACAATATTTGCTTCCGGTGCACGAGCGGATGCATTGACGGGCGAGGTGGCTCGACAAGCACTCAATCCGCTGGCGATCGCCATGTTCCTGGTGTTCGTCATTGCAAGCCTCGGCGTGACGGTCTGGGCCGCACGGCGCGGAACCCGAACCGCCAGCGACTACTATGCCGCCGGCGGCGGACTTTCCGGCGTGCAGAACGGTCTTGCGATAGCCGGGGACTATACATCGGCCGCGACGTTCCTCGGCGTGACCGCATTGGTCTACGGATCCGGCTATGACGGGATGATCTACGCGATAGGCTTCCTTGTCGGGTTCCCAATGATCCTGTTCCTGATCGCCGAGCCTCTTCGGAATCTTGGGCGATACACCTTTGCGGATCTCGCCGCCTATCGCTTGTCCGAGCGGCCGATCAGGACAGTCGCGGGTGTGAACACCTTAGTTATCGTTCTCTTCTACCTCATCGCCCAGATGGTCGGTGCGGGAAAGCTCATCGAGCTTCTGTTCGGCCTGCCGTACTGGATTGCGGTCGTGCTCGTCGGTGTGCTGATGATGCTCTACGTCACGTTCGGCGGAATGCTGGCGACGACGTGGGTGCAGATCACGAAGGCCGTGCTCCTGCTCTTCGGGACGGTTCTTATGTCGACGCTCATCCTCGCGCATTTCGGATTCAGCCTGAATGGCCTCTTCGCATCTGCCGTGGCGATCCATCCCAAGGGAATAGCGATCATGGCTCCTGGCGGATTGGTCAAGGATCCGATTTCCGCGCTGTCACTGGGCGTAGCCCTGATATTCGGGACCGCCGGGCTGCCTCACATCCTGATGCGGTTCTTCACCGTGTCGGACGCGGTGCAGGCTCGGGTGTCCGTTCTCGTCGCCACGTGTTTCATCACGGTCTTCTATTCGCTGCTCTTCGTCCTCGGCTTCGGTGCGATCGCGCTGGTATCCGGCGATGGCAATTATCTGGATGCCGCAGGCAAGATCATCGGCGGGACGAACATGGTTGCGATCCACCTCGCCGACAAGCTTGGAGGATCTGTCCTGATGGGCTTCATCTCGGCGGTGGCCTTCGCCACGATCCTCGCCGTCGTGTCCGGGTTGACGATGGCAGGCGCTTCCGCAGCGGGACATGACCTATATGCGCGGGCCTTCCGGAAGGGCAGTGCCACGGAAGCCGAAGAAATCCGGATGTCGAAGCTGTCGGCCGTCCTCATCAGCGGCTTTGCGATCGTCCTCGGGATCTTGTTCGAGAACCAGAACATCGCCTTCATGGTGGGGCTCGTGTTCGCGATCGCGGCAAGCGCGAACTTCCCGGTGATTTTCCTCTCTGTGACCTGGCGGGGCCTCACCACACGTGGCGCGGTACTGGGATCGGCTGCAGGGCTTCTGAGCGCGCTCTTTCTCGTTTTGCTCAGTCCTGCCGTATGGTCGGGAACGTTGGGCTTCGGTGCGGCCATCTTTCCGTACGACAATCCGGCTCTCTTCTCCGTGCCGCTGGCCTTCGTCGTGACCTTCCTCGCCTCGGTCTCCGACCGGAGCAGAAGCGGTGCCGCCGCGCGCGAGGGTTTCGACGCTCAGTATGTCACGGCCCATACCGGGATAAGATCGTAA
- a CDS encoding MFS transporter, which translates to MTTISEEIPSTKPMTQIGLLAMAVAAGIAVANIYYNQPMLGIIEAEFPGQHVVGMVPTATQLGYAVGLFLLLPLGDLVNRRWLIIGQFFILAGALALVAVAPTPTLLIAASLIVGASSTVAQQIVPFAASLAPPEKRGATIGTVMAGVLSGILFSRTLSGFVGEHAGWREMFWIGVPLALFAMALMFWTLPHHKPTTRLPYHYAIASLAGLWKRERTLRAATFIQAFLFASFTAFWTILALYLQGPQFNLGADIAGLFGVVGAVGIFAAPLAGRIADRRGPHFVVWLGGLLTVAAWILFGFWPSLVALVLGVIVLDFGIQGALVSNQHIIYALDPNARSRINTIFMTGMFLGGSAGSALATAAWSQAGWLGVSVLGATLGIIAVAIKAAHHRAVPSTTVSGKPS; encoded by the coding sequence ATGACTACCATCAGTGAAGAAATTCCGAGCACGAAGCCGATGACCCAGATAGGTCTCCTGGCGATGGCTGTCGCTGCCGGCATCGCCGTCGCGAACATCTACTACAACCAGCCGATGCTCGGCATCATCGAGGCCGAGTTTCCCGGCCAGCACGTCGTCGGCATGGTTCCGACGGCAACCCAGCTCGGGTACGCGGTTGGACTGTTCCTGTTGCTCCCCCTCGGGGACCTCGTCAACCGGCGCTGGCTAATCATCGGCCAGTTCTTCATCCTGGCGGGTGCGCTCGCTCTTGTCGCAGTGGCACCGACACCGACGCTGCTCATCGCCGCCTCGCTGATCGTGGGGGCCAGTTCCACGGTCGCGCAGCAGATCGTACCGTTCGCGGCATCCCTCGCTCCACCCGAGAAGCGCGGTGCGACCATCGGCACCGTGATGGCGGGCGTTCTGTCCGGCATCCTATTCAGTCGGACGCTATCGGGCTTCGTCGGCGAGCATGCCGGATGGAGGGAGATGTTCTGGATCGGGGTCCCTCTGGCGCTCTTCGCCATGGCGCTGATGTTCTGGACGCTGCCTCATCACAAGCCTACGACACGCCTGCCCTACCATTACGCCATCGCCTCCCTCGCCGGACTCTGGAAGCGTGAGCGGACGCTGAGGGCGGCCACCTTCATCCAGGCGTTCCTGTTCGCGTCCTTCACGGCCTTCTGGACAATCCTGGCGCTTTACCTCCAAGGCCCGCAGTTCAACCTCGGTGCGGACATCGCAGGACTATTCGGTGTGGTCGGCGCGGTCGGCATCTTCGCCGCACCGCTGGCAGGTCGGATCGCCGACCGCCGGGGACCTCATTTCGTAGTCTGGCTCGGCGGGCTGTTGACCGTGGCCGCCTGGATCCTCTTCGGATTCTGGCCGTCGCTGGTAGCCTTGGTCTTAGGTGTCATCGTGCTCGACTTCGGGATCCAGGGCGCGCTGGTTTCCAACCAGCACATCATCTACGCGCTCGATCCGAATGCGCGCAGCCGCATCAACACGATCTTTATGACCGGGATGTTCCTAGGCGGTTCAGCCGGTTCGGCTCTCGCAACCGCGGCCTGGAGTCAAGCTGGCTGGTTGGGCGTCAGCGTACTTGGGGCCACCCTCGGCATCATCGCAGTTGCGATAAAGGCCGCGCATCATCGGGCAGTCCCCTCCACCACCGTCAGCGGGAAGCCATCATGA
- a CDS encoding FAD binding domain-containing protein has translation MRKLRIKVVGGSLAGVFAGILLQRSGHEVKIYERSAHGLGGRGAGLVPQEDLFSLLRMIGAEDAEEVGVVARERIYFGRDGRVLQTTRAPQKQISWDYLYNTVLSHFASEAFMLDREVVRVEDGEQSAEIIFGDGTKETADLVIGADGVGSVVRATVNQTDHGNQFAGYVAWRGLIPETQLPNGASILLDRFAFYVTSGVHILGYLVPGSGGEIDVGRRRYNWVWYKPTEQDELQRTLTDERGHSSQYSLRRGGLSMERRDALRRDAHEILPPQFALAVEAEPTPSIQGIFDYEAPRMIGRSVALVGDAAFVARPHTAMGVSKAAADVMALVACLAGERQVQAALERYEAARIGVGREIVDYGRRLGATAL, from the coding sequence ATGAGGAAACTCCGCATCAAAGTTGTCGGCGGTTCCCTGGCAGGGGTGTTCGCAGGGATACTGCTTCAGAGGAGCGGCCACGAGGTGAAGATCTATGAGCGTTCCGCGCACGGACTGGGAGGGCGAGGCGCAGGCCTCGTTCCCCAGGAGGACCTCTTCAGCCTCCTCCGGATGATCGGTGCCGAGGACGCCGAAGAGGTCGGTGTGGTGGCGAGGGAACGGATCTACTTCGGCCGCGACGGACGCGTCCTTCAGACAACGCGGGCTCCGCAGAAGCAGATTTCGTGGGATTACCTCTACAATACGGTACTGTCGCACTTCGCTTCGGAAGCATTCATGCTCGACCGAGAGGTGGTCCGGGTCGAGGATGGCGAACAAAGCGCGGAGATCATCTTCGGGGACGGCACCAAGGAAACCGCCGATCTCGTTATCGGAGCCGACGGCGTCGGCTCCGTGGTGCGCGCCACCGTTAATCAGACGGACCACGGCAACCAGTTCGCGGGCTATGTCGCCTGGCGTGGACTGATCCCGGAAACGCAACTACCCAATGGCGCATCCATACTGCTCGACCGTTTCGCCTTCTACGTGACCAGCGGCGTGCACATCCTCGGCTATCTCGTTCCCGGATCCGGAGGCGAAATCGATGTCGGCCGCCGCAGATACAACTGGGTCTGGTACAAACCCACCGAACAGGACGAGCTGCAGCGGACCTTAACGGACGAGCGCGGTCATTCATCGCAATATTCGCTCCGTCGAGGTGGGCTTTCCATGGAACGGCGCGATGCCCTTCGCCGGGACGCCCATGAAATACTGCCGCCGCAGTTCGCGCTTGCCGTCGAAGCAGAGCCCACTCCCTCGATCCAGGGCATCTTTGACTATGAGGCGCCAAGGATGATCGGAAGATCTGTGGCGTTGGTAGGGGACGCCGCGTTCGTGGCGCGACCGCATACGGCGATGGGAGTATCAAAGGCCGCAGCAGATGTCATGGCGCTGGTGGCTTGCCTTGCCGGAGAACGGCAGGTTCAGGCTGCGTTGGAACGGTACGAGGCCGCCAGGATCGGTGTTGGTAGAGAGATCGTAGACTATGGACGCCGTCTCGGAGCAACGGCTTTATAG
- a CDS encoding DUF485 domain-containing protein, with translation MDAQVKPVNLEQIRKRPLFSRISLERNCLGAVLAIVMAALYFTFISVVAFSPGILAAPISPGSSISTGVVAGVSLMVFGLVLTAIYALYASMRLDKLASALRKEIP, from the coding sequence ATGGATGCACAAGTCAAACCGGTGAATCTGGAGCAGATCCGAAAGCGGCCATTGTTCTCTCGGATCAGCCTCGAAAGGAACTGCCTCGGGGCGGTACTGGCGATAGTGATGGCGGCCTTGTACTTCACCTTCATCAGTGTCGTCGCCTTTTCCCCGGGGATCCTCGCCGCTCCCATATCTCCAGGCTCTTCCATAAGCACTGGCGTGGTCGCTGGCGTTTCCCTCATGGTCTTCGGACTTGTCCTGACAGCAATCTACGCTCTCTACGCAAGCATGCGCCTCGACAAGCTCGCGTCTGCGCTGCGCAAGGAAATCCCATGA
- a CDS encoding FAD binding domain-containing protein — translation MKETGHALIIGGSMGGLFAARLLLSKGWTVDVYERISSELAGRGAGIVTHPELFDILDACGIDSENAKVGVSVEGRRVFDRNGEIIGEKSHPQILTSWGRLYAILKEGLPEGCYHHGYNLQSVEVEADGVVARFDNGSEARGDLLVAADGIFSAVRAQYMPDVMPNYVGYVAWRGLVDEADLSADTRSALCDHFAFSLPTGEQMLGYPVAGADESIEPGHRRFNFVWYRPAAQEGGLKELLTDVDGVTHALSIPPNRIRPAVIDDMRSAAQDLLSPQFAEVVAKTAQPFIQAIQDLETPRMSIGGRIALLGDAAFVARPHVGMGVTKAAADAFALAEAVEAQPDVASALGEFERQRLAYGQAVIRRARHLGAYMQAQILTDEERAMAERHRHPDAIMSETAVSTGIAA, via the coding sequence ATGAAAGAGACTGGCCACGCATTGATCATCGGCGGTTCGATGGGCGGACTCTTCGCCGCCCGCCTGCTGCTTAGCAAGGGATGGACGGTGGACGTTTACGAGAGGATATCCTCAGAACTGGCTGGCCGTGGCGCAGGCATCGTCACTCATCCCGAGCTGTTCGACATCCTCGACGCATGCGGCATCGACAGCGAGAACGCCAAGGTCGGAGTGAGCGTCGAGGGCCGTCGTGTCTTCGACCGCAACGGCGAAATCATTGGCGAGAAGTCGCATCCGCAGATCCTGACCTCCTGGGGACGGCTCTATGCCATCCTGAAAGAAGGCCTGCCCGAGGGCTGTTATCATCACGGCTACAACCTGCAAAGCGTCGAGGTCGAAGCCGACGGCGTCGTGGCTCGTTTCGACAATGGCAGCGAGGCTAGGGGTGATCTCCTGGTGGCGGCGGACGGCATCTTCTCCGCTGTGCGTGCACAGTACATGCCGGACGTGATGCCAAACTATGTCGGCTATGTAGCCTGGCGCGGTCTGGTCGATGAGGCCGATCTGTCGGCCGACACCAGGAGCGCGCTGTGCGACCATTTTGCGTTCTCGCTCCCGACGGGAGAACAGATGCTCGGATACCCAGTAGCCGGCGCCGACGAGTCCATCGAACCCGGCCACCGCCGTTTCAATTTCGTCTGGTACCGCCCTGCGGCTCAGGAGGGCGGGCTGAAGGAGCTGCTCACCGACGTCGACGGCGTGACCCATGCGCTGTCCATCCCCCCGAACAGGATCCGACCGGCCGTGATCGACGACATGCGCAGTGCCGCCCAGGACCTCCTGTCGCCCCAGTTCGCGGAGGTCGTCGCGAAGACCGCACAGCCGTTCATCCAGGCAATCCAGGATCTCGAGACGCCACGAATGTCAATCGGCGGGCGGATCGCCCTGCTCGGGGATGCCGCCTTCGTCGCGAGGCCACATGTCGGGATGGGCGTCACGAAGGCGGCTGCGGACGCGTTCGCGCTTGCCGAGGCGGTCGAGGCCCAGCCCGACGTCGCATCGGCACTTGGGGAATTCGAGCGCCAGCGCCTGGCCTACGGACAGGCGGTCATCCGCAGGGCGCGGCACCTCGGAGCATACATGCAGGCACAGATCCTGACCGATGAAGAGCGGGCAATGGCGGAGCGACATCGCCACCCCGACGCGATCATGAGCGAGACCGCCGTGTCGACCGGCATCGCGGCCTGA
- a CDS encoding NADH:flavin oxidoreductase/NADH oxidase, producing the protein MNRTKLFTPTLVGRLTLPNRIVIAPMCQYSAHEGMMTDWHLIHLGNLANSGAGFLTIEATAVSPEGRISYGDVGLYSDGCETAMGRTLESIRRWSDIAIGIQLGHAGRKASTDVPWNGGSQIAPGKDNGWQTVAPSVVPFQASYTPPRALDREDLKRIRQAFGDAAKRAARLGLAAIQIHGAHGYLLHQFLSPLSNHRSDEYGGSLENRMRFPLEVFEVVQEEFSASGPVTMRVSASDWVDGGWSLDETIAFAQALETKGCDAIHVSSGGLAAEQRIAIGPNYQVPFARAVKAATSMPVVAVGLITEFEQAEAIVSTGDADMIAIARAILYDPRWPWHAAAHFGESVKAAPQYLRCQPRQFRTLFESA; encoded by the coding sequence ATGAACCGCACCAAACTCTTTACGCCTACTTTGGTGGGTCGACTGACATTACCCAATCGTATTGTGATCGCTCCGATGTGCCAGTACTCCGCGCACGAAGGCATGATGACCGACTGGCATCTGATCCATCTTGGAAACCTGGCCAATTCCGGCGCCGGCTTCCTCACAATCGAAGCCACCGCGGTCTCTCCGGAAGGACGGATTTCCTACGGCGACGTCGGCCTCTATTCGGACGGATGCGAAACCGCGATGGGGCGGACCCTCGAGTCGATCCGGCGCTGGTCCGACATCGCGATCGGTATTCAGCTAGGGCATGCCGGACGGAAGGCCTCGACGGATGTTCCGTGGAATGGAGGCAGCCAGATCGCGCCCGGGAAGGATAACGGATGGCAAACCGTCGCCCCAAGCGTCGTGCCCTTTCAAGCTTCGTACACCCCTCCGCGCGCCCTCGACAGAGAGGATCTGAAGCGGATACGGCAGGCATTTGGCGATGCAGCGAAGCGGGCGGCGCGACTCGGATTGGCCGCGATCCAGATCCACGGCGCGCATGGCTATCTGCTGCATCAGTTCCTTTCGCCTCTGTCGAACCATCGCAGCGACGAGTACGGAGGATCGCTGGAGAACAGGATGCGCTTCCCACTCGAGGTCTTCGAAGTCGTCCAGGAAGAGTTCTCGGCAAGCGGCCCCGTAACCATGCGGGTGTCAGCCTCAGACTGGGTGGACGGCGGCTGGTCGTTGGACGAGACGATCGCTTTCGCGCAGGCCCTCGAGACGAAGGGTTGCGACGCCATCCACGTCTCCTCCGGTGGTCTCGCCGCCGAGCAGAGGATCGCGATCGGGCCGAACTATCAGGTGCCATTCGCCCGGGCCGTGAAGGCTGCGACTTCCATGCCTGTCGTGGCGGTCGGTCTCATCACGGAGTTCGAACAGGCGGAAGCGATCGTCAGCACAGGGGATGCCGACATGATCGCAATCGCCCGCGCCATACTGTACGATCCACGCTGGCCATGGCATGCCGCCGCCCATTTCGGGGAAAGTGTGAAGGCAGCCCCGCAGTACCTGCGTTGCCAGCCGCGCCAGTTCCGCACGCTCTTCGAAAGCGCCTGA